In one window of Bacillota bacterium DNA:
- a CDS encoding ComF family protein has protein sequence MYLSYLLQGLWELMYPPRRACPLCGSQTSKGEICPHCLQWVRRHGSGPVCPVCGRFINLPSVGPCNHGRHPCPICASQAPAFNAARAVGPYEGVLRDAILHLKSKGTRRVAAALGELAAEVVHREPAFAAAELIIPVPLAPRRLARRGFNQAQLLALELGNLIELPVDTKAVAKVRETKPQIGLSRYERERNLIDAFAVITPETVYGKRILLIDDVLTTGATMDNISIKLRRHQPSTILALTAAGGKAGVSFV, from the coding sequence TTGTATCTCAGTTACCTTTTACAGGGGCTGTGGGAGCTTATGTACCCGCCCAGGCGGGCGTGCCCCCTGTGCGGAAGCCAAACGTCTAAAGGTGAAATATGCCCGCATTGCCTCCAATGGGTGCGGCGGCACGGATCCGGGCCGGTGTGTCCTGTTTGCGGCAGGTTTATTAATTTACCATCAGTTGGGCCGTGTAATCACGGAAGACACCCGTGTCCCATATGTGCGTCCCAAGCTCCTGCCTTTAATGCGGCCAGGGCGGTGGGACCGTATGAAGGGGTACTGCGCGACGCTATTCTACATTTGAAATCAAAGGGTACGCGGCGAGTGGCAGCAGCCTTGGGGGAATTGGCCGCGGAAGTTGTACACAGGGAACCGGCTTTTGCTGCCGCGGAATTGATCATACCGGTGCCGCTTGCACCCAGGCGTCTGGCCCGCCGGGGTTTTAACCAGGCCCAGCTTTTGGCCTTGGAACTGGGGAACCTTATAGAATTGCCTGTGGATACTAAAGCGGTGGCCAAGGTGAGGGAGACAAAGCCCCAGATAGGCCTTTCCCGTTATGAACGGGAGAGGAACCTTATTGACGCCTTCGCGGTAATCACACCGGAAACCGTATACGGCAAGAGAATATTACTTATCGATGATGTGCTTACCACCGGCGCCACCATGGATAATATTAGCATAAAACTACGCCGTCACCAGCCGTCCACCATCCTTGCCCTAACCGCTGCCGGAGGCAAAGCGGGTGTCTCTTTTGTATAA
- a CDS encoding HU family DNA-binding protein, whose translation MNKTELVASIAEKTGLTKKDAEKAVDGMTESIKESLQNQEKVQLVGFGTFEVRERAARKGRNPQTGEEIDIAAAMMPAFKPGKALKDALN comes from the coding sequence GTGAACAAAACTGAACTTGTTGCCAGTATTGCCGAAAAGACAGGTTTAACAAAAAAGGATGCAGAAAAAGCTGTAGACGGAATGACAGAAAGTATTAAGGAATCTCTTCAGAATCAGGAAAAGGTGCAACTTGTAGGGTTTGGTACTTTTGAAGTGAGAGAGCGTGCTGCCCGCAAAGGCAGAAACCCGCAAACCGGTGAAGAGATCGATATTGCCGCAGCAATGATGCCGGCGTTCAAACCGGGTAAAGCATTAAAGGATGCATTAAATTAA
- a CDS encoding sensor domain-containing diguanylate cyclase, translated as MKLARRLPVVIYRWTVIFLAFWFVSYLLPMLDLDMTGHMFFLLTLGVVAEWFAVSFPQGQLAATFSVIFTSYLIFGSAGAVWITAWSCLMGQALARSNSLPTVLFNASQYVVAIAGADFLYMYLGGSLAERLAWGNIYPLIVFVLACFVINQVLIYLYLLPDRKNNPLVFWRDALRWDSITYLLTAPLGALMAVIYHNVSLWGVLLLFLPVLVMQFVMRLYVHLELANRELRALYEVSKGLEGKLDQDSILEVVLAEARRVVRYHTGIIYLWAEDKGRYEAQAVAGPYKRQLEKSIIIPGQEFLGCLAQSGERAIVCDSKRDPRVQGQPGFTQVHKSVLVIPLLTEKEVLGLFVLGDKRCFAFQTSHLHVFTGIVGQAAVAVANARLNKRLEINATTDALTGLHNRSYFMECLEKVFNEENLPSQMALIILDIDDLSKVNHNYGHDAGDAAISMVGRAVFSVAGYRGVAARFDGEQFSVLLPGVGEVLAAELAEGIRRSVSSTILETGDYRCSVGVSCGVACYPQDAGDAHGLLRRADQALKRAKENGRDRTEVYSCKDLSSKEKQAAVSLLSRKKGMGV; from the coding sequence ATGAAATTAGCACGTAGATTGCCGGTTGTTATTTACAGGTGGACAGTTATATTTTTAGCCTTTTGGTTTGTATCATATCTGCTACCTATGCTGGATTTGGATATGACCGGGCATATGTTTTTCTTGTTAACGCTGGGGGTAGTGGCTGAGTGGTTTGCTGTCAGCTTTCCACAGGGACAGCTTGCCGCTACATTTTCCGTCATTTTTACCTCTTATTTAATTTTTGGTTCAGCCGGCGCCGTGTGGATAACAGCCTGGAGTTGTTTGATGGGACAGGCTTTGGCCCGGAGCAATTCTCTCCCTACTGTATTGTTTAATGCCTCTCAATATGTAGTGGCCATAGCGGGGGCCGATTTTTTATATATGTATCTGGGCGGGTCTCTAGCTGAGCGCCTGGCCTGGGGGAATATATATCCTTTAATTGTATTTGTTTTGGCCTGTTTTGTTATAAATCAAGTTCTTATCTATCTTTACCTGTTGCCGGACCGCAAAAATAATCCTCTGGTTTTCTGGCGCGATGCCCTGCGCTGGGACAGTATTACCTATTTGCTGACCGCACCTTTGGGGGCGCTGATGGCTGTTATATACCATAATGTAAGCTTGTGGGGGGTATTGCTCCTTTTCTTGCCGGTGCTGGTAATGCAGTTTGTGATGCGGCTATATGTACATCTTGAGCTGGCCAACCGGGAACTGCGGGCTCTGTATGAGGTGAGCAAAGGCTTAGAGGGCAAGTTGGACCAGGATAGTATTTTAGAAGTAGTACTGGCCGAGGCGCGGCGGGTGGTAAGGTATCACACCGGCATTATTTACCTTTGGGCGGAGGATAAAGGTCGTTACGAGGCCCAGGCCGTGGCCGGGCCGTACAAGCGCCAGCTGGAAAAATCCATTATCATTCCCGGACAGGAGTTTTTAGGCTGTCTGGCTCAGAGCGGCGAGCGGGCCATCGTATGTGATTCCAAGCGGGACCCTCGTGTTCAAGGGCAGCCTGGCTTTACGCAGGTACATAAATCAGTGCTTGTAATCCCGCTCTTGACAGAAAAAGAAGTGTTGGGTCTTTTTGTGTTGGGCGATAAGCGCTGTTTTGCTTTTCAGACAAGCCATTTACACGTCTTTACCGGGATTGTGGGGCAGGCGGCGGTGGCTGTGGCCAACGCCAGGCTGAATAAGCGTTTAGAGATTAATGCCACCACTGATGCTTTAACCGGCCTGCATAACCGCAGTTACTTTATGGAATGCCTGGAAAAAGTATTTAACGAAGAAAATTTACCCAGTCAGATGGCATTGATAATCCTTGATATTGATGACCTCAGCAAAGTAAACCATAATTATGGCCATGATGCCGGGGATGCGGCTATTTCCATGGTGGGGCGGGCTGTTTTTTCCGTGGCTGGGTACCGGGGAGTAGCAGCTCGTTTTGACGGCGAACAATTTTCCGTGCTGCTGCCAGGGGTAGGAGAAGTATTGGCAGCCGAATTAGCTGAGGGTATCAGGCGGTCGGTGAGTAGTACAATACTGGAGACCGGTGATTACCGGTGTAGTGTAGGTGTGAGCTGCGGGGTAGCCTGTTATCCACAGGATGCAGGGGATGCGCACGGGCTCCTGCGCCGTGCGGACCAGGCCTTAAAGAGGGCCAAAGAAAATGGGCGTGACCGTACCGAGGTATATTCTTGTAAGGACTTGTCAAGTAAGGAAAAGCAGGCGGCTGTATCGCTATTAAGCCGCAAAAAGGGTATGGGGGTATAG